Genomic segment of Candidatus Aegiribacteria sp.:
TTCCTCCACCTGATGCCAGATGAATGAGCCGTTTGAGCCGTTTATGAGCCATTTCCGGTATTGCGGTCGAATGAGCCGTTTGAGCCATTTTTGAGCCGATTCCCGGTGAGTCGGTAGTGAGCGGATCGGCCAGCCCCTTCAAGTTTGAGAAGTCCCAGTTTCACCATTTCATCAAGATCGCGCTTGGCAGTCGCACGCGACACACCGGTCAGCCTCTGGTATTCAGTATTAGTAATGCGGAGGTTCGATTTGAGAAACTGAACGGCTTTGACTTGCCTCTCATTCAGATGCAGTCCCTTCATTCGATCATCGGTAAGCCAGTTACGCCAAATAATGACCCGGAAACGGTTTTCTGTCGAATCAAACTTAGGATCTGGAAGACCGGCCTTCCGGCACCACTTGACGACGTTCCGGGTACCGTAGCCGAGTTGGTTGATGTAGCCGACCAGATAGAAGGGTCGTGCAAGGAAAGGATTCACCGGAACCGAGAGGTGTTCCTTGACTAGGTCGTCGACGGTGAGTTCGTCGGGAAGCCCACCGGGATTCATAATCTCCACCCGGTCCGCAAAGACGTCGATCTGCACGGAGGCATTGGAATCGTAGTCCCGGTGGACAATGGCATTGACGATAATCTCGCGAATCGCTTCTTTAGGGATTTCGAGTATCTCCTCGGCGGTCGTGGTCTCCTCTCGGTCCCCGATGGTGCGATCTAAGCGGGAGAGGACGAAATCAGCCGCAGCGTCAGCTTGCTCGAAGAGCGTATTTCCAAGGACCTGTTGGCTAGGAATCGGACGTGTCACCGCGGTGCCATGATAATGGGAGCATTTCACAACAGCCGTTGGACAGAAGCGCTGAGGCTTCTTACCGAACAGCATAAGGGCTGCGTAAGAAAGTTGGTTCTTATCGAGCAGGCCCAGTTCGGTCAGCACATTTTTCGGCGTTGGCGTCGACTCGAAGGAGAACTTTCGCTTCGCAGAGGCTTCAGCGACAAACCAATTGATTCGGTCCGAAGCGATATCTGATAACTTCCCGCCTTTTGCCGGTGTTAGATAGAAGGGATCATTCATGATGTGGTCCTCCGGTTCTGATCCTGTTGCCAGTAGAGCAAGCTTCTCTGGACCTCGCTACAGAGGTGGTCCGTGTTGCGGAATGTGGTGTAGGTATGGGCTCTGGCTTTCCTAATTAATGCTTGCATGCGATTCGCTCGGTGTGCTTTCGGAGTCAGGTTCTTGACGAAGATCAGAGGGTCACGACTTTTCTCGATGGCGTAGTCAAACTCCTGTTCCGTGGCTGATATCCCGTTTTCGCTAAGCCTTCCATAGCGAAGTCCATAGATGCCCAGATAGATGGCACACTTGTCGATTTCCCCCAGATAGATGTCTGATGGACTCCGCTGGCTGGCTGGAAGGTTCTCAAAAATGAAGGCATAGAAGAACTGGCTTCAGTAGGGATCGTTGTTGATAAGTGAGGCCAGCTTGTCCCGTGCGTGGGAAAACTCACTTTGGACACTACTGATGAAGATTTGCTT
This window contains:
- a CDS encoding DUF4062 domain-containing protein gives rise to the protein MFENLPASQRSPSDIYLGEIDKCAIYLGIYGLRYGRLSENGISATEQEFDYAIEKSRDPLIFVKNLTPKAHRANRMQALIRKARAHTYTTFRNTDHLCSEVQRSLLYWQQDQNRRTTS